A stretch of Brassica napus cultivar Da-Ae unplaced genomic scaffold, Da-Ae ScsIHWf_806;HRSCAF=1155, whole genome shotgun sequence DNA encodes these proteins:
- the LOC106426219 gene encoding dof zinc finger protein DOF5.7-like — translation MQNHFIYKFTPDETLFTNCSSISLALIILFLFLYFSRPIIIMSSHTNLHSPKPDHRITGASHTKKPPSSTASQDQQTLKCPRCNSSNTKFCYYNNYSLSQPRHFCKSCRRYWTRGGSLRNVPIGGGCRKTKKSIKPNIIAPSSSSSQRFFSSTMEEASKFFTPPTAMDFQLAGLSLNKINDLQLMNNQEVLGLRTTMEQVETTPVDVGSGLTLMGFGDYSSNNNNHSPATFTTDGNLATSIETLSCLNQDLHWRLQQQRMAMFFGNSKEETVVVERPQPLLYRNLEIVNSSPSPTTKKGENQTEWYFGNNNDNERVINNNENNNTGGSDQWNNGLQAWTDVNHYN, via the coding sequence ATGCAGaatcattttatatataaattcacaCCAGACGAAACCCTTTTTACCAACTGTTCCTCAATCTCTCTCGCTCTCATCATACTTTTCTTGTTCCTTTATTTCTCTCGTCCCATCATTATCATGTCCTCCCATACCAATCTCCACTCTCCTAAACCGGATCACCGTATCACCGGTGCGTCCCATACCAAAAAACCACCGTCTTCCACCGCTTCTCAAGACCAACAAACCCTAAAATGCCCTCGTTGCAACTCCTCAAACACAAAGTTTTGTTACTACAACAACTACAGCCTCTCTCAGCCTCGTCACTTCTGCAAATCTTGCCGCCGTTACTGGACACGTGGCGGTTCCTTAAGAAACGTCCCCATCGGTGGCGGTTGTcggaaaaccaaaaaatcaataaaacctAACATTatagctccttcttcttcttcatctcagaGATTTTTCTCTTCAACCATGGAAGAAGCATCTAAATTCTTCACTCCTCCAACAGCAATGGATTTTCAGCTCGCTGGATTATCTCTCAACAAAATAAACGATCTTCAACTTATGAATAATCAAGAAGTTCTTGGCCTTAGGACGACCATGGAGCAGGTCGAAACAACACCTGTTGATGTCGGATCAGGTTTAACCCTAATGGGTTTTGGAGATtacagcagcaacaacaacaaccattcACCGGCGACTTTCACAACCGATGGAAACTTAGCTACGTCGATAGAAACTTTGAGTTGTTTAAACCAAGATTTACACTGGAGGCTTCAGCAACAGAGGATGGCTATGTTTTTTGGCAACTCTAAAGAAGAGACTGTTGTTGTGGAGAGGCCACAGCCGCTTCTTTACCGGAATCTCGAGATCGTTAACTCATCGCCGTCGCCGACAACTAAGAAAGGAGAGAATCAGACAGAGTGGTACTTTGGTAATAATAACGACAACGAAAGGGTGATTAATAACAATGAAAATAATAACACAGGAGGAAGCGATCAATGGAACAATGGACTTCAAGCTTGGACTGATGTTAATCATTATAATTAA
- the LOC106405813 gene encoding receptor-like cytosolic serine/threonine-protein kinase RBK1 produces MAVEEMEKKKKKKNKGSNEKTETENSDSLSIDDPSPRCVLEIPLTSSDSDNSSSCSSCSPDKSSSPLSTTPPNVSSLQHHGLQWNKMIDSIKKKSIRRFSVIPLLASYELTRKNMRRKQPKLSPSPVDCDQILVAKPSWRNFTYEELVAATDSFNPENMIGKGGHAEVYRGVLPDGETVAIKKLMRHAMEEEERVSDFLSELGMIAHVNHPNAARLRGFSSDRGLHFVLEYAPHGSLASLLFGSEEECLDWKKRYKVALGVADGLRYLHNDCPRRIIHRDIKASNILLSQDYEAQISDFGLAKWLPENCPQHIVFPIEGTFGYLAPEYFMHGVVDEKTDVFAFGVLLLEIITGRRAVDTDSRQSIVMWVKPLLEKSSLEEIVDPKLGNDFDETEMRRVMQTASMCIHHVATMRPDMNRLVQLLRGNDRLAEPHGGARTVSLDGCDLQDHTSSSYLDGLIRHRQLLME; encoded by the exons ATGGCTGTTGAAG agatggagaagaagaaaaagaagaagaacaaaggaAGCAATGAAAAGACGGAGACGGAGAACAGCGACTCATTATCTATCGACGATCCATCGCCGAGATGCGTTCTTGAAATCCCATTAACGAGTTCGGACTCCGACAACAGCAGCAGCTGCAGCTCGTGCTCGCCTGATAAGTCATCGTCGCCGTTATCTACAACTCCTCCGAACGTCTCGTCTCTTCAGCACCACGGTCTTCAATGGAACAAGATGATAGACTCTATCAAGAAGAAGTCCATAAGGAGATTCTCTGTCATTCCTCTCCTCGCCAGCTACGAGCTCACGAGGAAAAACATGCGGCGGAAACAGCCTAAGCTATCTCCTTCTCCTGTTGACTGCGACCAAATCCTCGTAGCTAAACCCTCGTGGCGGAACTTCACGTACGAAGAGCTTGTTGCCGCCACCGACAGTTTTAATCCCG AGAATATGATTGGGAAGGGAGGACATGCGGAGGTGTACAGAGGAGTTTTACCTGACGGAGAGACGGTGGCCATCAAGAAGCTGATGAGACACgccatggaagaagaagaaagagtcaGCGACTTCTTATCTGAACTAGGGATGATCGCACACGTTAACCACCCAAACGCAGCAAGGCTTCGCGGTTTCAGTAGCGACCGCGGTTTGCATTTCGTGCTCGAGTACGCTCCGCACGGCAGTCTCGCTTCTCTACTCTTCG GGTCTGAGGAGGAGTGTTTGGATTGGAAGAAACGGTATAAAGTGGCTTTGGGTGTAGCTGATGGTTTGAGATATCTTCATAATGATTGTCCTAGACGGATTATTCACCGTGACATCAAAGCTTCCAACATTTTGCTAAGTCAAGATTATGAAGCTCAG ataTCTGATTTTGGACTTGCTAAGTGGCTCCCAGAGAATTGTCCTCAACATATTGTTTTCCCTATCGAAGGCACATTCGG GTATCTAGCTCCAGAGTACTTTATGCATGGGGTTGTTGATGAGAAGACGGATGTGTTTGCTTTTGGGGTGTTGCTTCTAGAGATCATAACTGGTCGTCGAGCGGTTGATACAGATAGCAGGCAAAGCATTGTGATGTGG GTGAAACCACTTCTGGAGAAGAGCAGCTTGGAGGAAATAGTTGATCCTAAGCTAGGAAATGACTTTGATGAAACTGAGATGAGAAGGGTGATGCAAACAGCTTCAATGTGCATACACCATGTAGCCACTATGCGTCCTGATATGAACCGG TTGGTGCAGCTATTGCGTGGGAATGACCGGTTAGCTGAGCCGCACGGCGGAGCAAGAACAGTGAGTCTCGACGGGTGTGACCTACAAGATCATACCTCTTCCTCGTACCTTGACGGTCTCATTCGGCATAGACAACTCTTAATGGAGTGA
- the LOC106426209 gene encoding non-functional pseudokinase ZRK15-like, translating to MGWWKKKKSRAVVKEQTWDRDQWRGEKILEALIQCCDGKPNSIKFFTADQILKATQKHFCKCNILERRQNICECSRVSELYFHGKWYSGTLDNHRMILLRKMKGRSPHPPRDICTGPPKDVAISSMVSDHKNFMKLVGCCFEFEYPVIVYYGGERQYSPVDLNKIVSWRRRMKIAEEVATALAYLHVAFPRPFVYRNMGLKNILLDKNGVAKLNDLSYCVSIPKGETHVKLTWAGKDYDYMDNDYIFNRVVSEKTDVFGFGVFMQKLLTGEKILRSFVVGRIGERRTSFRSGCPRTWEKEEWVRS from the coding sequence ATGGgttggtggaagaagaagaagtcacgAGCCGTTGTTAAAGAACAGACGTGGGACAGAGACCAATGGAGAGGAGAGAAAATTCTAGAAGCGCTAATCCAATGCTGTGATGGCAAACCAAATTCCATCAAATTCTTCACTGCTGATCAAATCCTCAAAGCCACTCAAAAACATTTTTGCAAGTGTAACATCCTTGAAAGACGTCAAAACATCTGCGAGTGTAGTCGTGTTTCCGAATTATATTTTCATGGGAAATGGTATTCAGGTACGCTCGATAACCATCGCATGATTCTACTTAGGAAAATGAAGGGAAGAAGTCCACATCCCCCTAGAGACATCTGCACTGGACCTCCTAAGGACGTAGCGATATCTTCGATGGTGAgtgatcacaaaaatttcatgAAGTTGGTTGGGTGCTGTTTTGAGTTTGAATATCCAGTCATAGTTTATTATGGTGGAGAGAGACAATACTCACCTGTAGATTTGAATAAGATAGTGTCATGGAGAAGGAGAATGAAGATAGCAGAGGAAGTTGCAACTGCTTTAGCTTATCTTCACGTTGCGTTCCCAAGACCCTTTGTGTATAGGAACATGGggttgaaaaatatattattagataAAAATGGCGTAGCGAAGTTGAATGATTTATCTTATTGTGTCTCGATTCCAAAAGGAGAAACACATGTCAAGCTTACTTGGGCTGGTAAAGACTACGATTACATGGACAATGATTATATTTTCAACCGCGTAGTGTCGGAGAAAACTGATGTTTTCGGGTTTGGTGTTTTCATGCAAAAGCTTTTGACCGGAGAAAAAATTTTGAGGAGCTTTGTGGTTGGAAGAATTGGAGAGAGAAGAACAAGTTTCCGAAGTGGTTGTCCTCGTACATGGGAGAAGGAAGAATGGGTGAGATCGTAG
- the LOC125605818 gene encoding uncharacterized protein LOC125605818: MAVSFPRLPRWLCGGGGGSTKKDSKGSSPSLKKTIKTGSSSSVKKMKRGWVDRGEEEGKMGNVLFPEPDDPEWSIGWVEPHGPGFKSEDDTGGGFVVLVPCYKKVIDGSGNQIPTGFLSPASDKKNMEQWLSSMGKL, from the exons atggcAGTCTCTTTCCCTCGTCTCCCCAGGTGGttgtgtggtggtggtggtggtagcACTAAGAAAGACTCAAAAGGATCATCTCCTTCACTGAAGAAGACTATTAAGACtggatcttcttcttcggtgaagaagatgaaaagagGATGGGTTGATAGAGGAGAGGAGGAGGGTAAGATGGGGAATGTGCTGTTCCCTGAACCAGATGATCCTGAGTGGTCCATTGGTTGGGTTGAACCACATGGACCTGGGTTTAAAAGTGAGGATGATACTGGTGGTGGGTTTGTGGTTCTTGTTCCTTGTTACAAGAAAGTGATAGATGGTTCAGGGAATCAGATTCCAACTGGTTTCCTCTCTCCTGCTTCTG ATAAGAAGAATATGGAACAGTGGCTGTCGTCTATGGGGAAGCTTTAA
- the LOC125605819 gene encoding O-fucosyltransferase 39-like isoform X2, with product MNLYPNLRRGILLSVLYVVVLLCNASTSTSYSSSEAITIKPRHLSLLKSALQRPSGEQSDLWKPMTDQGWSPCIDLEDPPSLPDKTKSYIQVFLDGGLNQQRMGICDAVAVAKILNATLVIPFLEINPVWQDSSSFVDIFDVDHFIDALKDDVRVVKELPEDYSWSTREYYAAAVRETRVKTAPVHASAQWYIENVSPLLHSYGIAAISPFSHRLSFDHLPGEIQRLRCKVNFQALRFVPHITSLGDALVSRLRNPLWRSEKDRKSVDHLGDMTNPNSRHEPGKFAVLHLRFDKDMAAHSACDFGGGKAEKLALAKYRQMIWQGRVLNSQFTDEELRSQGRCPLTPEEMGLLLAAFGFDNNTRLYLASHKVYGGEARISALRQVFPRMEDKRSLASSEERARIKGKASLLAALDYYVSMHSDVFISASPGNMHNALVGHRTFENLKTIRPNMALIGQLFLNKSITWVDFQQAIGEGHVNRQGQIRLRKPKQSIYTYPAPDCMCHV from the exons ATGAATCTTTATCCGAACCTGAGAAGAGGGATACTACTCTCTGTGCTCTACGTCGTCGTTTTGCTGTGCAACGCCTCCACCTCCACTTCGTATTCTTCATCT GAAGCGATCACAATAAAGCCAAGACACTTATCTTTGCTTAAGAGTGCTTTACAACGG CCAAGTGGGGAGCAGTCTGATCTATGGAAGCCAATGACTGACCAAGGATGGAGTCCATGCATCGATCTCGAAGATCCCCCTT CATTACCGGATAAGACCAAAAGCTATATCCAAGTGTTTCTCGACGGAGGACTTAACCAGCAACGAATGGGTATATGCGACGCAGTCGCAGTCGCTAAGATCCTAAACGCAACGCTCGTGATCCCGTTTCTTGAAATCAATCCCGTTTGGCAAGACTCGAGCTCTTTTGTTGACATCTTCGACGTGGATCACTTTATCGATGCGTTAAAAGATGACGTAAGAGTAGTTAAAGAGCTTCCTGAGGACTACTCTTGGAGCACGAGAGAGTACTACGCTGCGGCGGTTCGTGAAACACGTGTCAAAACCGCTCCTGTTCACGCTTCTGCGCAATGGTATATTGAGAATGTTTCACCGCTTCTTCACAG ctATGGGATTGCTGCGATCTCTCCGTTCTCTCACCGTCTGTCGTTTGATCACTTACCTGGTGAGATTCAACGGCTGAGATGCAAAGTGAACTTCCAAGCGTTGAGGTTTGTTCCTCACATTACATCGCTTGGTGATGCTCTTGTGAGCCGTCTTAGAAACCCGTTGTGGAGAAGCGAAAAGGACAGAAAGAGTGTGGATCATTTGGGAGACATGACGAATCCGAACAGTAGACATGAACCAGGGAAGTTCGCTGTTCTTCATCTTCGCTTTGACAAG GACATGGCTGCACATTCGGCGTGTGACTTTGGTGGAGGCAAAGCAGAGAAACTTGCATTGGCGAAGTACCGACAAATGATTTGGCAAGGAAGAGTGTTGAACTCTCAGTTCACAGACGAAGAGCTAAGAAGTCAAGGACGTTGTCCTCTAACACCTGAAGAGATGGGACTTCTCTTAGCCGCTTTCGGTTTCGACAACAACACTCGTCTCTATCTCGCTTCCCACAAG GTATATGGAGGAGAAGCTAGGATCTCAGCACTAAGACAAGTCTTCCCAAGGATGGAAGACAAGAGAAGCCTAGCTTCTTCTGAAGAACGAGCTCGTATCAAAGGCAAAGCTTCTTTACTAGCTGCACTTGATTACTACGTGAGCATGCACAGCGACGTGTTCATCTCTGCGTCGCCTGGAAACATGCACAACGCTCTCGTTGGTCATAGGACGTTCGAGAATCTCAAGACGATTAGACCGAACATGGCGTTGATAGGACAGCTTTTCTTGAACAAGAGCATTACTTGGGTGGATTTTCAACAGGCGATTGGTGAAGGACATGTGAATAGACAAGGACAGATCCGGTTAAGGAAACCGAAACAGTCTATTTATACTTATCCGGCTCCTGATTGTATGTGCCATGTTTGA
- the LOC125605819 gene encoding O-fucosyltransferase 39-like isoform X1: MNLYPNLRRGILLSVLYVVVLLCNASTSTSYSSSEAITIKPRHLSLLKSALQRPSGEQSDLWKPMTDQGWSPCIDLEDPPSALPDKTKSYIQVFLDGGLNQQRMGICDAVAVAKILNATLVIPFLEINPVWQDSSSFVDIFDVDHFIDALKDDVRVVKELPEDYSWSTREYYAAAVRETRVKTAPVHASAQWYIENVSPLLHSYGIAAISPFSHRLSFDHLPGEIQRLRCKVNFQALRFVPHITSLGDALVSRLRNPLWRSEKDRKSVDHLGDMTNPNSRHEPGKFAVLHLRFDKDMAAHSACDFGGGKAEKLALAKYRQMIWQGRVLNSQFTDEELRSQGRCPLTPEEMGLLLAAFGFDNNTRLYLASHKVYGGEARISALRQVFPRMEDKRSLASSEERARIKGKASLLAALDYYVSMHSDVFISASPGNMHNALVGHRTFENLKTIRPNMALIGQLFLNKSITWVDFQQAIGEGHVNRQGQIRLRKPKQSIYTYPAPDCMCHV; encoded by the exons ATGAATCTTTATCCGAACCTGAGAAGAGGGATACTACTCTCTGTGCTCTACGTCGTCGTTTTGCTGTGCAACGCCTCCACCTCCACTTCGTATTCTTCATCT GAAGCGATCACAATAAAGCCAAGACACTTATCTTTGCTTAAGAGTGCTTTACAACGG CCAAGTGGGGAGCAGTCTGATCTATGGAAGCCAATGACTGACCAAGGATGGAGTCCATGCATCGATCTCGAAGATCCCCCTT CAGCATTACCGGATAAGACCAAAAGCTATATCCAAGTGTTTCTCGACGGAGGACTTAACCAGCAACGAATGGGTATATGCGACGCAGTCGCAGTCGCTAAGATCCTAAACGCAACGCTCGTGATCCCGTTTCTTGAAATCAATCCCGTTTGGCAAGACTCGAGCTCTTTTGTTGACATCTTCGACGTGGATCACTTTATCGATGCGTTAAAAGATGACGTAAGAGTAGTTAAAGAGCTTCCTGAGGACTACTCTTGGAGCACGAGAGAGTACTACGCTGCGGCGGTTCGTGAAACACGTGTCAAAACCGCTCCTGTTCACGCTTCTGCGCAATGGTATATTGAGAATGTTTCACCGCTTCTTCACAG ctATGGGATTGCTGCGATCTCTCCGTTCTCTCACCGTCTGTCGTTTGATCACTTACCTGGTGAGATTCAACGGCTGAGATGCAAAGTGAACTTCCAAGCGTTGAGGTTTGTTCCTCACATTACATCGCTTGGTGATGCTCTTGTGAGCCGTCTTAGAAACCCGTTGTGGAGAAGCGAAAAGGACAGAAAGAGTGTGGATCATTTGGGAGACATGACGAATCCGAACAGTAGACATGAACCAGGGAAGTTCGCTGTTCTTCATCTTCGCTTTGACAAG GACATGGCTGCACATTCGGCGTGTGACTTTGGTGGAGGCAAAGCAGAGAAACTTGCATTGGCGAAGTACCGACAAATGATTTGGCAAGGAAGAGTGTTGAACTCTCAGTTCACAGACGAAGAGCTAAGAAGTCAAGGACGTTGTCCTCTAACACCTGAAGAGATGGGACTTCTCTTAGCCGCTTTCGGTTTCGACAACAACACTCGTCTCTATCTCGCTTCCCACAAG GTATATGGAGGAGAAGCTAGGATCTCAGCACTAAGACAAGTCTTCCCAAGGATGGAAGACAAGAGAAGCCTAGCTTCTTCTGAAGAACGAGCTCGTATCAAAGGCAAAGCTTCTTTACTAGCTGCACTTGATTACTACGTGAGCATGCACAGCGACGTGTTCATCTCTGCGTCGCCTGGAAACATGCACAACGCTCTCGTTGGTCATAGGACGTTCGAGAATCTCAAGACGATTAGACCGAACATGGCGTTGATAGGACAGCTTTTCTTGAACAAGAGCATTACTTGGGTGGATTTTCAACAGGCGATTGGTGAAGGACATGTGAATAGACAAGGACAGATCCGGTTAAGGAAACCGAAACAGTCTATTTATACTTATCCGGCTCCTGATTGTATGTGCCATGTTTGA
- the LOC125575607 gene encoding cyclin-D4-1-like, translated as MAENLELGLLCTETINVGDDDMIFGREVSNFQMGFPLESEEIIREMMETEKQHLPSDDYIRRLRSGDMDFNARRRKALNWIFKACEVHQFGPLCMCLSVNYFDRFLSVHDLPYDKAWTMQLLAVACLSLAAKLEETSVPRLLIDLQVGHPEFLFVAKSIQRMELLVVNRLEGRLRAITPCSYISYFLRKMSKSDQEPSNTFISISLQVIASKAKGIDFLEFRPSEVAAAVALYVSGELHTVQFDNSSFSPLFSPLQKERVKKIGGMIESGGSGLCSQTPSGVFEVSASCFSIKTHASSY; from the exons ATGGCGGAAAATCTAGAACTGGGTCTTTTATGTACAGAAACCATCAACGTTGGTGATGATGACATGATTTTTGGTCGTGAAGTTTCGAATTTTCAGATGGGTTTTCCATTAGAGAGCGAAGAGATTATCAGAGAGATGATGGAGACGGAGAAGCAGCATTTGCCAAGTGATGATTACATCAGGAGACTCAGAAGTGGAGATATGGATTTCAATGCCAGAAGAAGAAAAGCCCTTAACTGGATTTTTaag GCTTGTGAGGTGCACCAGTTTGGACCATTGTGTATGTGCTTATCAGTTAACTACTTTGATCGATTCTTGTCGGTTCATGACCTCCCT TATGACAAAGCTTGGACAATGCAGTTGTTGGCTGTGGCTTGTTTATCATTGGCAGCCAAACTTGAAGAAACTTCTGTCCCAAGGTTATTGATTGATCTTCAG GTTGGACATCCTGAGTTTCTGTTTGTGGCTAAATCAATCCAAAGAATGGAACTTTTGGTGGTGAACAGATTGGAAGGGAGATTGAGAGCCATAACTCCTTGCTCATACATAAGTTATTTCCTGAGGAAGATGAGTAAAAGTGATCAAGAACCATCCAACACATTCATATCCATATCACTACAAGTGATAGCCAGCAAAGCCAAAG GTATTGACTTTTTGGAGTTTAGACCTTCTGAAGTTGCTGCTGCAGTGGCACTTTATGTTTCTGGAGAACTGCACACAGTACAGTTTGACAACTCTTCCTTCTCTCCTCTTTTCTCACCACTTCAGAAG GAGAGAGTTAAGAAGATTGGGGGAATGATAGAGAGTGGTGGCTCAGGCTTATGTTCACAAACACCCAGTGGGGTTTTTGAAGTATCAGCTTCTTGTTTCAGCATTAAGACTCATGCTTCTTCTTATTAA
- the LOC125605820 gene encoding zinc-finger homeodomain protein 1-like, with translation MDFEEEINLHEEEEEDALYDSPPLPPPSRVLKASTESPDTAGTTSTGEGGFMVVHGGSSLGGGGRFRFRECLKNQAVNIGGHAVDGCGEFMPAGIEGTIEALKCAACGCHRNFHRKESLYFHHHHAPPQQQHHPPPPGFYRLPAPVSYRPPPSQAPPLQLALPQRERSEDRMETSSAEAGGIRKRFRTKFTAEQKERMLGLAERIGWRIQRQDDEVIQRFCQETGVPRQVLKVWLHNNKHTLGKSSSPPLHHHQNPTLPPQSSSFHHEQDQP, from the coding sequence ATGGACTTTGAAGAAGAAATTAATCTtcacgaggaagaagaagaagacgcccTTTACGactctcctcctcttcctccaccCTCCCGCGTCCTCAAGGCCTCCACTGAAAGTCCTGACACCGCCGGAACAACCTCAACCGGCGAAGGAGGATTTATGGTGGTTCACGGCGGTTCTTCCCTCGGAGGGGGAGGCAGGTTTAGATTCCGTGAGTGTCTCAAGAACCAAGCGGTGAACATAGGAGGACACGCGGTGGATGGCTGTGGCGAGTTTATGCCGGCTGGAATCGAAGGTACCATCGAAGCCCTAAAATGCGCCGCTTGTGGCTGTCACCGTAACTTCCACCGCAAGGAATCACTTTacttccaccaccaccacgcGCCGCCGCAACAGCAgcatcatcctcctcctccgggATTCTACCGTCTTCCAGCTCCTGTGAGTTACCGACCACCACCGTCACAAGCTCCTCCCCTCCAGCTCGCTCTTCCTCAAAGAGAGAGGTCAGAAGATCGAATGGAGACTTCTTCAGCGGAGGCAGGAGGGATTAGGAAGAGGTTTAGAACTAAATTCACGGCAGAGCAGAAGGAGAGGATGTTAGGTTTAGCTGAGAGGATTGGATGGAGGATTCAGAGACAAGATGATGAAGTGATTCAAAGGTTTTGCCAAGAGACTGGTGTTCCGAGACAAGTTCTTAAGGTTTGGTTACATAACAACAAACACACTCTTGGTAAGTCGTCGTCGCcaccacttcatcatcatcagaatccAACTCTTCCTCCACAGTCTTCGTCGTTTCATCATGAACAAGACCAACCATGA
- the LOC125605821 gene encoding esterase OVCA2-like — protein MDLNLTAHANSTTLLSKMLSHSYPCCQTASVSRPPRLAFKITTAMSSETKQRNPRILCLHGFRTSGLILRSLITSKWPDTVLRNLDLDFLDGPFPATGKSDIERFYDPPYYEWYQASKGFREYRNFEECLDYVEDYMIKHGPFDGLLGFSQGAFLSAALPGMQEQGKALTKVPKVKFLVLISGGKIPGLRFGQPEAAVGAFSSPVRCPSLHFIGERDFLKTEGEVLVESFVEPVVIRHTSGHTIPKLEAEAEETVLSFFQRIRKMLSDEPSSVRSLM, from the exons ATGGATCTAAATCTAACAGCTCATGCAAACTCCACAACACTTTTGTCCAAAATGCTGAGTCATTCTTATCCCTGCTGCCAAACAGCATCCGTATCACGACCGCCGAGACTAGCCTTCAAGATCACCACGGCGATGTCGTCCGAAACCAAACAGAGGAACCCAAGAATCCTCTGCCTCCACGGGTTCAGAACAAGCGGTCTCATTCTCCGTTCGCTTATTACATCTAAATGGCCCGACACGGTCCTCCGAAACCTCGACCTCGATTTCCTCGACGGTCCGTTTCCCGCCACCGGAAAATCGGACATCGAGCGGTTCTATGACCCGCCGTACTACGAGTGGTACCAAGCTAGCAAG GGTTTTAGAGAATACAGGAACTTTGAAGAGTGTTTGGATTATGTTGAGGATTACATGATAAAGCATGGACCTTTTGATGGTCTTCTTGGTTTCTCTCAG GGGGCTTTTCTATCTGCTGCTCTTCCTGGAATGCAAGAACAG gGAAAGGCTCTAACTAAAGTGCCAAAGGTCAAGTTCTTGGTGTTAATATCCGGAGGAAAGATTCCTGGGTTGAGGTTTGGGCAGCCTGAAGCTGCGGTTGGTGCATTCTCATCTCCTGTTCGTTGCCCCTCACTCCACTTCATAG GGGAGAGGGATTTTCTGAAAACAGAAGGTGAAGTTCTTGTGGAATCATTTGTAGAGCCGGTGGTGATCCGTCATACAAGTGGACACACTATACCTAAACTTG AAGCTGAAGCTGAGGAGACAGTGTTGAGCTTCTTCCAAAGGATTAGGAAGATGCTTTCTGATGAACCGTcttctgtaagaagcttgatgtgA
- the LOC106426174 gene encoding putative clathrin assembly protein At5g65370, producing the protein MKPCNVTNHKPTLLKIHTFQKDKTRYKTKFDQMGKFTTLSGILKDEASQMKLNVVHLCSSENAKTIDLALLKATTHTSHKPPSDKYVNLLQSTVDTRYGPETIAAVVERLRLTTDVCVAAKCLILLHMMSKSENGDKGEGSVRVTNRSLIYNEGGRHLKLNVLNVDSSRFTRELYPWVQWYKQYLDCHFHIAEALGVIPSIKESSEDKRLEIQRVSSYTTDCIFKQIGFLVALFENISARPETTASKSNKIVIKMIELMVQDCFSVMRMIKIRFEELNVREARLDVMVPVLVRLEKCKEALSDFSWQRRYLVEDFWCLVSKLRHG; encoded by the exons ATGAAACCTTGCAATGTTACAAACCACAAACCCACATTACTCAAGATACATACATTTCAGAAAGATAAAACtcgatataaaacaaaatttgatcAAATGGGAAAATTCACAACCTTGAGTGGCATATTAAAAGACGAAGCCTCGCAAATGAAACTCAACGTGGTTCATTTGTGTAGCTCCGAGAACGCCAAAACCATTGACTTGGCTCTTTTGAAAGCCACGACTCATACCTCACACAAACCACCTTCCGACAAATACGTTAATCTCCTCCAATCGACTGTTGACACGCGTTACGGTCCCGAGACCATCGCTGCGGTGGTGGAGAGGCTGCGTTTGACGACGGACGTGTGCGTGGCTGCTAAATGTCTCATTCTTCTCCATATGATGTCTAAATCAGAAAATGGAGATAAAGGAGAAGGTAGTGTTCGTGTGACTAATCGTAGTTTGATATATAACGAAGGAGGTCGACATTTAAAATTGAATGTTCTGAACGTGGATTCATCTCGTTTTACTAGAGAGTTGTATCCATGGGTTCAATG GTACAAACAATATCTAGATTGTCACTTTCACATTGCGGAGGCTCTAGGTGTTATTCCAAGCATAAAAGAAAGTTCAGAAGATAAGCGTTTGGAGATTCAACGAGTATCGTCTTACACAACCGATTGTATTTTCAAACAAATCGGTTTCTTAGTGGCTCTGTTCGAAAACATTAGTGCCCGGCCAGAAACTACGGCGTCGAAATCAAACAAGATCGTTATTAAGATGATAGAACTAATGGTACAAGACTGCTTCTCGGTCATGAGAATGATCAAGATAAGGTTTGAAGAACTGAACGTGAGAGAAGCTAGACTTGACGTGATGGTTCCGGTTTTGGTGAGGCTTGAAAAGTGTAAGGAGGCATTGAGCGACTTTTCTTGGCAACGTAGATATTTGGTTGAAGATTTTTGGTGTTTGGTTTCGAAGTTAAGACATGGGTAA